The following are encoded together in the Stegostoma tigrinum isolate sSteTig4 chromosome 20, sSteTig4.hap1, whole genome shotgun sequence genome:
- the adoa gene encoding 2-aminoethanethiol (cysteamine) dioxygenase a produces MPGDRMATSLIQKIARQARTTFKLLPLAEAGPGSGPGPGAFQDNLSQLSSLLEKVKAEDLNLAPRRNQGPRQAGPPVTYMHICESEHFSMGVFLLQAGACIPLHDHPGMHGLLKVLYGSVTIECFDKDEGNQAAAGVQFNPPLLQGQRASLRRSLRASSGLLDQASGPCLLTPRLSNMHRIEAPNGPAAFLDILAPPYDPEAGRDCHYFKVLQPVPCKASSPAPPEQEAVWLLEVPQPADFWCGGEPYPGPQVAPDREASPNE; encoded by the coding sequence ATGCCGGGGGACCGCATGGCCACGTCCCTGATCCAGAAGATCGCTCGCCAGGCCCGCACCACATTCAAGCTGCTGCCTCTGGCCGAGGCCGGGCCCGGCTCGGGACCGGGCCCTGGGGCTTTCCAGGACAACCTGAGCCAGCTGAGCTCGCTGCTGGAGAAGGTGAAGGCCGAGGACTTGAACCTGGCGCCCCGCCGGAACCAAGGCCCGCGGCAGGCCGGGCCCCCGGTCACCTACATGCACATCTGCGAGAGCGAGCACTTCTCCATGGGGGTGTTCCTGCTGCAGGCTGGAGCCTGCATCCCACTGCATGACCACCCGGGGATGCACGGCCTGCTCAAGGTGCTCTACGGCAGCGTGACCATCGAGTGCTTCGACAAGGACGAGGGCAACCAGGCGGCGGCTGGCGTTCAGTTCAACCCGCCCCTGCTGCAGGGTCAGCGGGCCAGCCTCCGCCGCTCGCTGCGGGCCTCCAGCGGCCTCCTTGATCAGGCGAGTGGGCCGTGCCTCCTCACCCCGCGGCTCAGCAACATGCACCGGATCGAGGCGCCGAACGGACCGGCCGCTTTCTTGGACATTCTGGCGCCGCCGTACGACCCCGAGGCGGGCAGGGACTGTCACTATTTCAAGGTGCTGCAGCCAGTACCGTGTAAAGCCAGCAGCCCGGCTCCCCCGGAGCAGGAGGCCGTGTGGCTGCTGGAGGTGCCGCAACCTGCCGACTTCTGGTGCGGAGGAGAGCCTTATCCCGGCCCCCAGGTGGCCCCTGACCGAGAAGCGAGCCCGAATGAATAG